In Azospirillum ramasamyi, the following are encoded in one genomic region:
- a CDS encoding ATPase domain-containing protein, with the protein MPETIPMEKVQTGIPELDLILRGGLPRGRIHLLEGAPGTGKTTIALQLLIQAREEGRKGLYITLSENVKELEATALSHGWTLDGIAVFDIVPVEAQLGRQQSVLYPSEVELGETVSLIIDRIEEENPELVVIDTVSELRLLTQDQLSYRRQILALKQFLQGRRCTTLILDDMTQQYSTTELHSLMHSVIVLEQIERSYGAARRRLRIAKMRGAEYQSGWHDFAITRENVLVFPGLIAEEHRSDFDAATMESGLSALDQLMGGGLTHGTTTMLVGPSGVGKSSIALQYVTAAVKRGEYAAYFSFDETFKTLALRSIALGIDIAEAVDQKRVGWRRANPSRLSPGEFVWQVRREVEDRNARIVVIDSLNSYLSTMPEEQALALQMHELLTYLNNKGVVTILILAQQGIIGDVQNPVDLSFMSDSVVLLRFFEAEGEVRKAISVVKKRTGVHELSIREFRLFPDGMQVGPQLMDFRGVLTGVPEYRGAADPLLGSSVESG; encoded by the coding sequence GTGCCTGAGACGATCCCGATGGAAAAAGTGCAGACCGGAATTCCCGAGCTGGATTTGATTTTGCGGGGAGGACTGCCGCGGGGCCGAATACATCTTCTGGAAGGTGCGCCCGGAACAGGGAAGACGACCATTGCCCTGCAGCTTCTGATCCAGGCCCGCGAGGAAGGCCGGAAAGGCCTCTACATCACACTGTCGGAAAATGTGAAGGAACTGGAGGCGACCGCCCTCAGCCATGGCTGGACCCTGGACGGCATTGCCGTGTTCGACATCGTGCCCGTCGAAGCCCAGTTGGGCCGGCAGCAGAGCGTGCTCTATCCGTCGGAGGTCGAACTCGGCGAGACGGTCAGCCTGATCATCGACCGCATCGAGGAGGAAAACCCCGAACTGGTGGTGATCGACACCGTATCCGAGCTTCGGCTGCTCACGCAGGACCAGCTCAGCTACCGCCGGCAAATCCTGGCGCTCAAGCAGTTCCTGCAGGGCCGCCGCTGCACCACCCTGATCCTCGACGACATGACCCAGCAGTACAGCACGACCGAGTTGCACAGCCTGATGCACAGCGTGATCGTGCTGGAACAGATCGAACGCTCCTATGGCGCGGCGCGGCGCCGGCTGCGCATCGCGAAGATGCGCGGCGCCGAGTACCAGAGCGGTTGGCACGATTTCGCCATCACCAGGGAGAATGTGCTGGTCTTCCCCGGCCTGATCGCCGAAGAGCACCGGAGCGACTTCGATGCGGCCACCATGGAAAGCGGCCTGTCGGCCCTGGACCAGTTGATGGGGGGCGGCCTGACGCACGGAACGACGACGATGCTCGTCGGGCCGTCGGGAGTCGGAAAATCGTCGATCGCCCTGCAATATGTCACGGCCGCGGTCAAACGCGGCGAATATGCCGCCTATTTCTCCTTCGACGAAACCTTCAAGACGCTGGCCCTGCGCAGCATCGCGCTGGGGATCGACATCGCCGAAGCGGTGGACCAGAAGCGCGTGGGCTGGCGGCGGGCAAACCCGTCCCGGCTGTCGCCCGGCGAGTTCGTCTGGCAGGTGCGCCGCGAGGTCGAGGACCGCAATGCGCGCATCGTGGTGATCGACAGCCTGAACTCCTATCTCAGCACCATGCCCGAGGAGCAGGCGCTCGCCCTCCAGATGCACGAATTGCTGACCTACCTGAACAACAAGGGCGTGGTGACCATCCTGATCCTGGCCCAGCAGGGGATCATCGGCGACGTGCAGAATCCGGTCGACCTGTCCTTCATGAGCGACAGCGTGGTCCTGTTGCGGTTCTTCGAAGCGGAAGGCGAGGTGCGCAAGGCCATTTCCGTGGTCAAGAAGCGCACCGGCGTCCACGAACTGTCGATCCGCGAATTCCGCCTGTTCCCCGACGGCATGCAGGTGGGGCCGCAGCTGATGGATTTCCGCGGCGTGCTGACCGGAGTGCCCGAATATCGGGGTGCGGCGGACCCGCTGCTCGGCAGCTCGGTCGAGAGTGGATGA
- a CDS encoding ATP-binding protein has product MRTSFLILAPEGRDAEVIASVLGESGLEAQPCADMAALHRNLGDATTALVLSESALTDVEPLAVWLEDQPPWSDLPIVVLTSRRSRRGGMGRQAFFQSLGNVTLLDRPLHRETLQSAALAALRSRARQHRTRCYLEEITQATNRLEERVADRTRELQTEMADRRRTELALHQAQKMEALGQLTGGVAHDFNNLLQGIVSCLAVLEATVPDGVPRQLFDAANSSIERGARLTQSLLSFARRQALMPEPTDLGELLSGMSSLLERTLGGQITVTIQVPSDLPAALIDRAQLESAILNLVINARDAMPAGGCLSVTAFTAEVGGSGDAGGDADRPADLLDGTFVAIRVKDTGAGIDPSVLPHVFEPFFTTKPIDKGSGLGLSMVHGMAKQSGGGVRIESTPGLGTAITLYLPSVSGAPATPADRPVARIDRAAGRTILLVEDDAIVRMGTMAVLETLGHRVIEAGSGEEALEVLRDGSEVDALVTDFAMPGMNGAAVVRHVRQLRPGIPALIVTGYADTPEFAESVRLLRKPFSPNQIAECLAVMLAEVPM; this is encoded by the coding sequence ATGCGCACGTCATTCCTGATCCTGGCACCCGAAGGGCGGGACGCCGAGGTGATCGCCTCAGTCCTCGGCGAGAGTGGGCTGGAAGCGCAGCCCTGTGCCGATATGGCGGCGCTCCACCGGAATCTGGGCGATGCGACCACGGCGCTGGTGCTCTCCGAAAGCGCGCTGACCGACGTGGAGCCTCTGGCCGTCTGGCTGGAGGACCAGCCGCCATGGTCGGACCTGCCGATCGTCGTCCTGACCTCCCGCCGAAGCCGTCGCGGCGGGATGGGCCGGCAAGCGTTCTTCCAGTCGCTCGGCAACGTCACGCTGCTGGACCGGCCGCTGCACCGCGAGACGCTGCAGAGCGCCGCATTGGCCGCGCTGCGCAGCCGGGCGCGCCAGCACCGGACGCGCTGCTATCTGGAAGAGATCACCCAGGCGACCAACCGCCTGGAGGAGCGGGTCGCGGACCGGACGCGGGAATTGCAGACCGAGATGGCGGACCGCCGGCGCACGGAGCTGGCGCTGCATCAGGCCCAGAAGATGGAAGCGCTCGGGCAGCTGACCGGCGGCGTGGCGCATGACTTCAACAACCTGCTCCAGGGCATCGTCAGCTGCCTCGCCGTTCTCGAGGCCACGGTGCCCGACGGCGTGCCCCGCCAGCTGTTCGACGCGGCGAACAGCTCCATCGAGCGGGGAGCGCGGCTGACACAGTCCCTGCTGTCCTTCGCGCGGCGACAGGCGTTGATGCCCGAACCCACCGATCTGGGGGAACTGCTTTCCGGCATGAGCTCCCTTCTGGAACGCACGCTGGGCGGCCAGATCACGGTGACGATCCAGGTGCCGTCGGATCTTCCGGCGGCGCTGATCGACCGGGCGCAGCTGGAATCCGCCATCCTGAACCTCGTCATCAACGCGCGCGACGCGATGCCGGCCGGAGGGTGCCTTTCCGTGACCGCCTTCACGGCGGAGGTCGGCGGCAGCGGCGATGCAGGCGGGGATGCCGACAGGCCGGCCGATCTGCTGGACGGCACTTTCGTGGCGATCCGGGTCAAGGATACCGGCGCCGGCATCGATCCCTCGGTGCTGCCGCACGTTTTCGAGCCATTCTTCACCACCAAGCCGATCGACAAGGGGTCCGGCCTCGGGCTGTCGATGGTCCACGGCATGGCCAAGCAATCGGGCGGCGGCGTCCGCATCGAGAGCACGCCCGGGCTCGGCACCGCGATCACGCTGTATCTGCCGAGCGTCTCCGGCGCCCCCGCAACACCGGCCGACCGCCCCGTCGCCAGGATCGACCGCGCCGCCGGGCGCACCATCCTGCTGGTGGAGGACGACGCGATCGTGCGGATGGGGACGATGGCCGTGTTGGAGACCCTCGGCCACCGGGTCATCGAGGCCGGCAGCGGAGAGGAGGCGCTGGAGGTTCTTCGCGATGGCTCGGAGGTCGATGCCCTGGTCACCGACTTCGCCATGCCCGGCATGAACGGAGCAGCCGTGGTGCGGCACGTCCGGCAGCTGCGCCCCGGGATTCCGGCACTGATCGTGACGGGCTATGCCGATACGCCGGAATTCGCGGAGTCCGTGCGCCTGTTGCGCAAACCTTTTTCCCCCAACCAGATCGCCGAGTGCCTGGCGGTCATGCTGGCCGAGGTGCCGATGTGA